A genomic window from Tenebrio molitor chromosome X, icTenMoli1.1, whole genome shotgun sequence includes:
- the gpp gene encoding histone-lysine N-methyltransferase, H3 lysine-79 specific isoform X3 — protein MCALELKLHSPAGAEPVLYTWPLTSGRGNDKHDGALEIVETIRWVCEDLPELKLPLENNILCDYDTKNYESMKNLCDRFNRAIDSVVALEKGTSLTAQRLNKYPSRGLLRHILQQTYNAAVTDPEKLNQYEPFSPEVYGETSYDLVCQMIDQIEITPDDVFIDLGSGVGQVVLQMAAATPCKVCFGIERADVPSRYAEAMNKYFRTWMSWYGKKYGEYKLIRSDFLTEEHREKINQATIVFVNNFAFGPAVDHQLKERFADLKDGARIVSSKSFCPLNFRITDRNLSDIGTIMHVSEMSPLRGSVSWTGKPVSYYLHRIDRTKLERYFQRLKKPQLKNSDDNESSRSAREKAKRDLSKQLGSSSDSEYDDQDSTYGPTTRRAWSDYCSTKGKSSQSEEECNSKNGKRQSKKLRRKIPRGKQGQGDKQQQKTGPKARRGRVKKGKPKKTIKINGLDLLHNETLLSTSPQAIGKKLPPAPGCVDQQLTALSTELVHNELDIPQAPASTPYGLQILLDMFRAQYVQMLNQMKQPTYKSNIENHIKQEKERNKKLQNRAAQLEKQIKVLIDDSVALLKARMSELGINATSPVDLLAKAKEIVCRHKELQAKASKLQGQVASLEQEQSNLVMQRQQEIVEKYSGRDACHELSPIAAQEYILREISSTLAHRKKLHNQVSRLEGELLSLEKTSEERKQAQALASRQQQTSTKSSRKSREYRARSQDWPDVPDIAKIEEQNPEILAQKILETGRKIEASKMSANCGKMNHISGSSKSSSHRGIVRNNMPAPLPVAKRQKTANYATPAAQNNIARSQEAPRLTDFEDRLKSIITSALNEDQQNRNRAQSHQMYNQQQQQQQQQNYNVNFPNQFAKSEDKHKFGKYNRCETVVKQNEERGFAHQEGLASMMECYRTEVPKISPHVSRQVPSEQPDYTQVSPAKLALRRHLSQEKLAAQHHNYNSSDGIVATRTIGDLMSGEIERTLEISNQSIINAAVDMSDIQGTATLSSRSVVNANLPPRPERVKVANTEGQKKTDPPMRQVYSPISRPSSTEGLEGLAYTPLPRAEIRPYHESYFADVKPPIEGEPMRPNFVAEGLAASLQARVLAPPQIKEEVDVYDRRGYVQQGLLPPMTPYQEQNGSTIKSESVTDCQYKRESPLVPGPIRNSLKRNYDPHRLGFGSNVSPEPHSNTSTPLVDEVQEPPRVRKCTEEDADVEEEGEESKWQDRISSGFDRLVAFASTELDKRRRSTEGSDSCNTSPDSGIGHGDIPPSSITMVPAKQTLKLNPNSKPTLFKMPNKIYLESPPIGDNGNEEAGPPRTPSPSSIGNVSLNYSPEPPNEKTQPCLNPALLKYQRHTEDRKVKPDQHYKKKFYYREQWRDDSWQNRGHDRYCSWKN, from the exons ATGTGTGCGCTGGAATTGAAATTGCATTCTCCGGCGGGGGCAGAACCAGTATTATATACTTGGCCGTTAACCTCAGGACGAGGAAAC GATAAACATGACGGTGCCCTTGAAATTGTTGAAACCATCAG ATGGGTCTGCGAGGATCTGCCAGAGCTTAAACTGCCGTTGGAAAACAACATACTCTGTGATTATGACACAAAGAACTACGAGAGTATGAAGAACCTATGCGATAGGTTCAACAGGGCTATCGATAGCGTTGTCGCTTTG GAGAAAGGGACGTCGTTAACAGCCCAGAGGCTCAACAAGTACCCATCCAGGGGCCTTCTGCGCCACATCCTCCAGCAAACCTACAACGCTGCCGTGACCGATCCCGAGAAACTGAACCAATACGAGCCTTTCTCACCCGAAGTCTACGGGGAAACATCCTACGATCTAGTCTGCCAAATGATCGATCAAATCGAAATAACACCAGACGACGTGTTCATCGATCTAGGTTCGGGAGTCGGtcaagtagttctccaaatgGCGGCGGCGACGCCGTGTAAAGTCTGCTTCGGGATCGAACGGGCTGACGTTCCGAGCAGATACGCCGAAGCCATGAACAAGTACTTCCGCACTTGGATGTCGTGGTATGGTAAAAAGTACGGTGAATATAAGCTGATCAGGAGCGATTTCCTGACCGAGGAGCACCGCGAGAAGATCAATCAGGCCACGATCGTTTTCGTGAATAATTTCGCGTTCGGACCGGCGGTTGACCACCAATTGAAGGAGAGATTCGCCGATTTGAAGGACGGCGCCAGGATTGTGTCGTCGAAGAGTTTTTGTCCTTTGAATTTCAGAATTACGGATAGGAATTTGAGCGACATAGGGACCATCATGCACGTCTCGGAGATGTCTCCGTTGAGGGGGTCGGTCTCGTGGACGGGGAAGCCCGTCTCGTACTATTTGCACAGGATCGACAGGACCAAACTCGAACGATATTTCCAAAGGCTCAAGAAACCGCAACTCAAG aaCAGCGACGACAACGAGAGCAGTCGGAGCGCACGCGAGAAGGCCAAAAGGGATCTGTCCAAGCAATTGGGTTCGTCTTCCGATTCGGAATACGACGATCAAGACAGCACTTACGGTCCAACAACGCGGAGAGCCTGGTCGGATTACTGTTCCACTAAAGGGAAGAGTAGCCAGTCGGAGGAGGAATGTAACAGTAAG AATGGGAAGCGTCAGTCGAAGAAGTTGCGACGGAAGATACCGCGCGGGAAGCAAGGACAAGGGGATAAGCAGCAACAGAAGACAGGACCGAAGGCTCGCAGAGGCAGGGTGAAGAAGGGCAAACCAAAGAAGACGATTAAAATCAACGGGTTGGATCTACTACACAACGAAACTCTTCTCAGCACCTCTCCCCagg CTATAGGGAAGAAACTGCCACCAGCTCCGGGTTGTGTCGACCAACAGTTGACGGCATTGAGTACGGAGCTCGTTCACAATGAACTTGATATACCTCAAGCACCAGCTAGCACACCTTACGGTTTACAAATACTGTTAGACATGTTCAGAGCCCAATATGTACAAATGCTAAATCAAATGAAACAACCGACGTACAAGTCGAACATCGAGAATCATATCAAGCAAGAGAAGGAAAGGAACAAGAAGTTGCAAAATCGTGCGGCGCAATTGGAGAAGCAAATTAAAGTTTTGATCGACGACAGCGTGGCACTGTTGAAGGCTCGCATGAGCGAGTTGGGAATAAACGCTACGTCACCGGTGGATCTGTTGGCCAAAGCAAAGGAGATAGTCTGCCGCCACAAGGAGTTGCAAGCCAAGGCCAGTAAATTGCAAGGTCAAGTCGCGAGTCTGGAACAGGAGCAGAGCAATCTGGTGATGCAACGGCAGCAGGAAATCGTGGAGAAGTACAGCGGCAGGGACGCATGTCACGAGTTGTCGCCGATCGCCGCACAGGAGTACATCTTGAGGGAGATCTCTTCGACCTTGGCGCACCGCAAGAAGTTGCACAATCAAGTTTCGAGGTTGGAAGGGGAGTTGCTGTCGTTGGAGAAGACGAGCGAGGAGAGGAAGCAAGCGCAAGCTTTGGCATCCAGGCAGCAACAGACCAGCACGAAGAGCTCGCGAAAGTCACGGGAGTACAGAGCACGGTCTCAGGATTGGCCGGACGTCCCCGACATCGCCAAAATCGAAGAACAAAATCCCGAAATCTTGGCGCAGAAAATTTTGGAAACCGGCCGAAAAATCGAGGCGAGCAAGATGTCGGCGAATTGTGGCAAAATGAACCACATTTCGGGTTCGAGCAAAAGCAGCAGTCACAGAGGTATAGTTCGCAACAACATGCCGGCGCCGCTGCCGGTGGCCAAACGTCAGAAGACTGCCAACTATGCGACGCCCGCTGCTCAAAATAACATCGCCCGATCGCAGGAAGCTCCGCGATTGACCGATTTCGAAGACAGGCTGAAGAGCATCATCACGTCGGCTTTGAACGAAGACCAGCAGAACAGAAACAGAGCTCAGTCGCATCAGATGTACAATCAGCAGCAGCAGCAACAACAGCAACAGAACTACAACGTGAATTTTCCGAATCAGTTCGCCAAGAGCGAGGATAAACACAAGTTTGGCAAGTACAACCGGTGCGAGACCGTCGTGAAACAGAACGAGGAGCGCGGTTTCGCTCATCAGGAAGGTCTGGCGAGCATGATGGAGTGTTACCGGACCGAAGTACCAAAAATCTCGCCGCACGTTTCGCGACAGGTCCCATCCGAACAGCCGGACTACACTCAGGTGTCTCCGGCTAAGCTGGCGTTGAGACGCCACCTCTCCCAGGAGAAGTTGGCGGCGCAACACCACAACTACAACTCTTCCGATGGAATCGTCGCGACCAGGACTATAGGCGATTTGATGTCGGGTGAAATCGAGAGGACGCTGGAAATATCGAATCAGTCGATTATCAACGCCGCTGTCGATATGAGCGACATACAAGGCACGGCGACGCTGTCGTCGCGGTCGGTGGTCAACGCCAACCTCCCGCCGCGACCGGAGAGAGTCAAGGTGGCAAACACCGAGGGCCAGAAGAAGACCGATCCGCCGATGCGCCAAGTGTACAGCCCCATCTCTCGGCCATCGTCGACCGAAG GTCTGGAGGGTCTGGCGTACACGCCCCTGCCCAGAGCGGAGATCAGGCCGTACCACGAGTCGTACTTCGCCGACGTGAAGCCGCCGATAGAGGGCGAGCCGATGCGTCCGAATTTCGTGGCCGAGGGTTTGGCGGCGAGCTTGCAAGCGCGCGTCCTCGCCCCGCCCCAGATCAAGGAAGAAGTGGACGTGTATGATCGGAGGGGGTACGTCCAGCAGGGATTGTTGCCTCCGATGACGCCCTACCAAGAGCAGAACGGGTCGACGATCAAGAGCGAAAGCGTCACCGATTGCCAGTACAAAAGAGAATCGCCCCTGGTGCCGGGACCGATTCGTAACTCGCTCAAACGGAATTACGATCCGCACAGGTTGGGTTTCGGTAGTAACGTCTCGCCGGAACCGCACTCGAATACGTCGACGCCTCTGGTCGACGAAGTACAAGAACCGCCTCGCGTCAGGAAGTGCACCGAAGAAG ATGCCGACGTAGAGGAAGAAGGTGAAGAGTCGAAATGGCAGGACCGAATCAGTTCGGGTTTCGACCGGTTGGTGGCGTTCGCGTCCACCGAACTGGACAAGAGGAGGAGGTCGACGGAGGGCAGCGACAGCTGCAACACTTCACCGGATTCCGGCATAGGTCACGGCGACATACCCCCTTCTTCCATAACGATGGTCCCGGCTAAGCAGACGCTCAAGCTGAATCCGAATTCGAAACCCACGCTTTTCAAAATGCCAAACAAAATTTACCTGGAGAGTCCGCCGATAGGGGACAACGGGAACGAGGAGGCCGGGCCGCCGAGGACGCCGTCGCCGTCGTCGATCGGTAACGTTTCGTTGAACTACAGTCCGGAACCACCAAACGAGAAGACCCAGCCGTGTCTGAATCCGGCTTTACTTAAGTACCAACGGCACACCGAAGACAGGAAAGTCAAGCCGGATCAGCACTACAAGAAGAAGTTTTACTACAGGGAACAGTGGAGGGATGATTCTTGGCAAAATCGAGGCCACGATCGGTACTGTTCGTGGAAAAATTGA
- the gpp gene encoding histone-lysine N-methyltransferase, H3 lysine-79 specific isoform X1 has product MCALELKLHSPAGAEPVLYTWPLTSGRGNDKHDGALEIVETIRWVCEDLPELKLPLENNILCDYDTKNYESMKNLCDRFNRAIDSVVALEKGTSLTAQRLNKYPSRGLLRHILQQTYNAAVTDPEKLNQYEPFSPEVYGETSYDLVCQMIDQIEITPDDVFIDLGSGVGQVVLQMAAATPCKVCFGIERADVPSRYAEAMNKYFRTWMSWYGKKYGEYKLIRSDFLTEEHREKINQATIVFVNNFAFGPAVDHQLKERFADLKDGARIVSSKSFCPLNFRITDRNLSDIGTIMHVSEMSPLRGSVSWTGKPVSYYLHRIDRTKLERYFQRLKKPQLKNSDDNESSRSAREKAKRDLSKQLGSSSDSEYDDQDSTYGPTTRRAWSDYCSTKGKSSQSEEECNSKNGKRQSKKLRRKIPRGKQGQGDKQQQKTGPKARRGRVKKGKPKKTIKINGLDLLHNETLLSTSPQAIGKKLPPAPGCVDQQLTALSTELVHNELDIPQAPASTPYGLQILLDMFRAQYVQMLNQMKQPTYKSNIENHIKQEKERNKKLQNRAAQLEKQIKVLIDDSVALLKARMSELGINATSPVDLLAKAKEIVCRHKELQAKASKLQGQVASLEQEQSNLVMQRQQEIVEKYSGRDACHELSPIAAQEYILREISSTLAHRKKLHNQVSRLEGELLSLEKTSEERKQAQALASRQQQTSTKSSRKSREYRARSQDWPDVPDIAKIEEQNPEILAQKILETGRKIEASKMSANCGKMNHISGSSKSSSHRGIVRNNMPAPLPVAKRQKTANYATPAAQNNIARSQEAPRLTDFEDRLKSIITSALNEDQQNRNRAQSHQMYNQQQQQQQQQNYNVNFPNQFAKSEDKHKFGKYNRCETVVKQNEERGFAHQEGLASMMECYRTEVPKISPHVSRQVPSEQPDYTQVSPAKLALRRHLSQEKLAAQHHNYNSSDGIVATRTIGDLMSGEIERTLEISNQSIINAAVDMSDIQGTATLSSRSVVNANLPPRPERVKVANTEGQKKTDPPMRQVYSPISRPSSTEGNALTMTEVRPSELSPDGRTSSLPPTSIITSSGRSVAGLEGLAYTPLPRAEIRPYHESYFADVKPPIEGEPMRPNFVAEGLAASLQARVLAPPQIKEEVDVYDRRGYVQQGLLPPMTPYQEQNGSTIKSESVTDCQYKRESPLVPGPIRNSLKRNYDPHRLGFGSNVSPEPHSNTSTPLVDEVQEPPRVRKCTEEDADVEEEGEESKWQDRISSGFDRLVAFASTELDKRRRSTEGSDSCNTSPDSGIGHGDIPPSSITMVPAKQTLKLNPNSKPTLFKMPNKIYLESPPIGDNGNEEAGPPRTPSPSSIGNVSLNYSPEPPNEKTQPCLNPALLKYQRHTEDRKVKPDQHYKKKFYYREQWRDDSWQNRGHDRYCSWKN; this is encoded by the exons ATGTGTGCGCTGGAATTGAAATTGCATTCTCCGGCGGGGGCAGAACCAGTATTATATACTTGGCCGTTAACCTCAGGACGAGGAAAC GATAAACATGACGGTGCCCTTGAAATTGTTGAAACCATCAG ATGGGTCTGCGAGGATCTGCCAGAGCTTAAACTGCCGTTGGAAAACAACATACTCTGTGATTATGACACAAAGAACTACGAGAGTATGAAGAACCTATGCGATAGGTTCAACAGGGCTATCGATAGCGTTGTCGCTTTG GAGAAAGGGACGTCGTTAACAGCCCAGAGGCTCAACAAGTACCCATCCAGGGGCCTTCTGCGCCACATCCTCCAGCAAACCTACAACGCTGCCGTGACCGATCCCGAGAAACTGAACCAATACGAGCCTTTCTCACCCGAAGTCTACGGGGAAACATCCTACGATCTAGTCTGCCAAATGATCGATCAAATCGAAATAACACCAGACGACGTGTTCATCGATCTAGGTTCGGGAGTCGGtcaagtagttctccaaatgGCGGCGGCGACGCCGTGTAAAGTCTGCTTCGGGATCGAACGGGCTGACGTTCCGAGCAGATACGCCGAAGCCATGAACAAGTACTTCCGCACTTGGATGTCGTGGTATGGTAAAAAGTACGGTGAATATAAGCTGATCAGGAGCGATTTCCTGACCGAGGAGCACCGCGAGAAGATCAATCAGGCCACGATCGTTTTCGTGAATAATTTCGCGTTCGGACCGGCGGTTGACCACCAATTGAAGGAGAGATTCGCCGATTTGAAGGACGGCGCCAGGATTGTGTCGTCGAAGAGTTTTTGTCCTTTGAATTTCAGAATTACGGATAGGAATTTGAGCGACATAGGGACCATCATGCACGTCTCGGAGATGTCTCCGTTGAGGGGGTCGGTCTCGTGGACGGGGAAGCCCGTCTCGTACTATTTGCACAGGATCGACAGGACCAAACTCGAACGATATTTCCAAAGGCTCAAGAAACCGCAACTCAAG aaCAGCGACGACAACGAGAGCAGTCGGAGCGCACGCGAGAAGGCCAAAAGGGATCTGTCCAAGCAATTGGGTTCGTCTTCCGATTCGGAATACGACGATCAAGACAGCACTTACGGTCCAACAACGCGGAGAGCCTGGTCGGATTACTGTTCCACTAAAGGGAAGAGTAGCCAGTCGGAGGAGGAATGTAACAGTAAG AATGGGAAGCGTCAGTCGAAGAAGTTGCGACGGAAGATACCGCGCGGGAAGCAAGGACAAGGGGATAAGCAGCAACAGAAGACAGGACCGAAGGCTCGCAGAGGCAGGGTGAAGAAGGGCAAACCAAAGAAGACGATTAAAATCAACGGGTTGGATCTACTACACAACGAAACTCTTCTCAGCACCTCTCCCCagg CTATAGGGAAGAAACTGCCACCAGCTCCGGGTTGTGTCGACCAACAGTTGACGGCATTGAGTACGGAGCTCGTTCACAATGAACTTGATATACCTCAAGCACCAGCTAGCACACCTTACGGTTTACAAATACTGTTAGACATGTTCAGAGCCCAATATGTACAAATGCTAAATCAAATGAAACAACCGACGTACAAGTCGAACATCGAGAATCATATCAAGCAAGAGAAGGAAAGGAACAAGAAGTTGCAAAATCGTGCGGCGCAATTGGAGAAGCAAATTAAAGTTTTGATCGACGACAGCGTGGCACTGTTGAAGGCTCGCATGAGCGAGTTGGGAATAAACGCTACGTCACCGGTGGATCTGTTGGCCAAAGCAAAGGAGATAGTCTGCCGCCACAAGGAGTTGCAAGCCAAGGCCAGTAAATTGCAAGGTCAAGTCGCGAGTCTGGAACAGGAGCAGAGCAATCTGGTGATGCAACGGCAGCAGGAAATCGTGGAGAAGTACAGCGGCAGGGACGCATGTCACGAGTTGTCGCCGATCGCCGCACAGGAGTACATCTTGAGGGAGATCTCTTCGACCTTGGCGCACCGCAAGAAGTTGCACAATCAAGTTTCGAGGTTGGAAGGGGAGTTGCTGTCGTTGGAGAAGACGAGCGAGGAGAGGAAGCAAGCGCAAGCTTTGGCATCCAGGCAGCAACAGACCAGCACGAAGAGCTCGCGAAAGTCACGGGAGTACAGAGCACGGTCTCAGGATTGGCCGGACGTCCCCGACATCGCCAAAATCGAAGAACAAAATCCCGAAATCTTGGCGCAGAAAATTTTGGAAACCGGCCGAAAAATCGAGGCGAGCAAGATGTCGGCGAATTGTGGCAAAATGAACCACATTTCGGGTTCGAGCAAAAGCAGCAGTCACAGAGGTATAGTTCGCAACAACATGCCGGCGCCGCTGCCGGTGGCCAAACGTCAGAAGACTGCCAACTATGCGACGCCCGCTGCTCAAAATAACATCGCCCGATCGCAGGAAGCTCCGCGATTGACCGATTTCGAAGACAGGCTGAAGAGCATCATCACGTCGGCTTTGAACGAAGACCAGCAGAACAGAAACAGAGCTCAGTCGCATCAGATGTACAATCAGCAGCAGCAGCAACAACAGCAACAGAACTACAACGTGAATTTTCCGAATCAGTTCGCCAAGAGCGAGGATAAACACAAGTTTGGCAAGTACAACCGGTGCGAGACCGTCGTGAAACAGAACGAGGAGCGCGGTTTCGCTCATCAGGAAGGTCTGGCGAGCATGATGGAGTGTTACCGGACCGAAGTACCAAAAATCTCGCCGCACGTTTCGCGACAGGTCCCATCCGAACAGCCGGACTACACTCAGGTGTCTCCGGCTAAGCTGGCGTTGAGACGCCACCTCTCCCAGGAGAAGTTGGCGGCGCAACACCACAACTACAACTCTTCCGATGGAATCGTCGCGACCAGGACTATAGGCGATTTGATGTCGGGTGAAATCGAGAGGACGCTGGAAATATCGAATCAGTCGATTATCAACGCCGCTGTCGATATGAGCGACATACAAGGCACGGCGACGCTGTCGTCGCGGTCGGTGGTCAACGCCAACCTCCCGCCGCGACCGGAGAGAGTCAAGGTGGCAAACACCGAGGGCCAGAAGAAGACCGATCCGCCGATGCGCCAAGTGTACAGCCCCATCTCTCGGCCATCGTCGACCGAAGGTAACGCGCTCACGATGACGGAAGTTCGACCGTCGGAATTATCCCCTGACGGTCGGACCTCGTCGCTGCCCCCAACCTCGATAATCACTTCGTCAGGTCGGTCGGTTGCAGGTCTGGAGGGTCTGGCGTACACGCCCCTGCCCAGAGCGGAGATCAGGCCGTACCACGAGTCGTACTTCGCCGACGTGAAGCCGCCGATAGAGGGCGAGCCGATGCGTCCGAATTTCGTGGCCGAGGGTTTGGCGGCGAGCTTGCAAGCGCGCGTCCTCGCCCCGCCCCAGATCAAGGAAGAAGTGGACGTGTATGATCGGAGGGGGTACGTCCAGCAGGGATTGTTGCCTCCGATGACGCCCTACCAAGAGCAGAACGGGTCGACGATCAAGAGCGAAAGCGTCACCGATTGCCAGTACAAAAGAGAATCGCCCCTGGTGCCGGGACCGATTCGTAACTCGCTCAAACGGAATTACGATCCGCACAGGTTGGGTTTCGGTAGTAACGTCTCGCCGGAACCGCACTCGAATACGTCGACGCCTCTGGTCGACGAAGTACAAGAACCGCCTCGCGTCAGGAAGTGCACCGAAGAAG ATGCCGACGTAGAGGAAGAAGGTGAAGAGTCGAAATGGCAGGACCGAATCAGTTCGGGTTTCGACCGGTTGGTGGCGTTCGCGTCCACCGAACTGGACAAGAGGAGGAGGTCGACGGAGGGCAGCGACAGCTGCAACACTTCACCGGATTCCGGCATAGGTCACGGCGACATACCCCCTTCTTCCATAACGATGGTCCCGGCTAAGCAGACGCTCAAGCTGAATCCGAATTCGAAACCCACGCTTTTCAAAATGCCAAACAAAATTTACCTGGAGAGTCCGCCGATAGGGGACAACGGGAACGAGGAGGCCGGGCCGCCGAGGACGCCGTCGCCGTCGTCGATCGGTAACGTTTCGTTGAACTACAGTCCGGAACCACCAAACGAGAAGACCCAGCCGTGTCTGAATCCGGCTTTACTTAAGTACCAACGGCACACCGAAGACAGGAAAGTCAAGCCGGATCAGCACTACAAGAAGAAGTTTTACTACAGGGAACAGTGGAGGGATGATTCTTGGCAAAATCGAGGCCACGATCGGTACTGTTCGTGGAAAAATTGA